The Arthrobacter zhaoxinii sequence GTAGAACACCTGCATTCTTTCGAGTTCGTCGATCACTGCCTTGCACTCCTGGGTGGTCAGTTCCCGGGGGTCCCGCCGGCCGGAGCTGGAGAGGCAGTGGACACAGGAGAGGTTGCAGGCGTAGGTCAGTTCCCAGGTGAGGCAGATCGGGGCGTCGAGGCCGGTCTCGAACAGATCGACCAGGGTTCCCGGCCGGGGAGTGGAGAGCACCGTCATGGCGTCCTCTCGATCACCATATTTGAGGAGGCCAGTGCGCCCAGGGCCCGCTGGTAGCGGGGGAGGTCCGCGGGGCCGACGCCGGCCGATGTGCAGGCCGCGCCGGCAGTCGGTTCAGTGCGCAGCTGCTGCACGACCGACAGGAGGGTCCTGTCCTTGAGGAAGGACAGCCGGCGGGTGCCGAAGTGGTAGAGCAGCGCGCCGAAAGGTTCCGGACGGACCGAGACCTGGGGGTGCAGCCGCCAGGGGCGGTTGAGATCAAACGTCTGCATTCCGCGCCGGCCCTAGTAAACGCCGCACATACCGTCGATGGAGACTTCCTCCACCAGCAGGTCCTCCGTTGCCTCCGGTTCCGCTCCGGTGCGTACGGCTCCTTCGGGGACGGAATCTTCGGTGAGCGGGGTTGCAATCGGGTCTTGGGCGGCTCGCATGGGTGCTCCTTCTGGCAGAATCCGGCTTCGGCGGCGATACTCTGTGTGCCGGCGAGAGTAACGGCACCGAGTGCCATTGGGAAGAGGTAATTTCGTGGCAACTGCAGCGGCGTTGGGGAAACCGGAACGAGCCGGAAGGAAACCGGTCACGTCCAAGGCAGAGCTCAGCCATACGGCGCTGGTCCTCTTTGACCGGAAGGGTTTTGACCAGGTCACCGTGGACGAGATTGCTGCTGCAGCGGGGATCGGCAGACGGACCTTTTTCCGGTACTTTCCGTCGAAGAACGATTTGCCGTGGGGAGACTTTGAGGAGCTCCTGGCCCGGATGGACGGATATCTGGATTCACTGCCGGAAACCGTGCCGCTGGCCGGCGGACTCTGCAGCGCAGTCATTGAGTTCAACCGGCTGCCGCCCGGGGAGGTTCCGTATCACCGGCAGCGGATGGAACTCCTGCTCGGCGTTCCTACGCTGCAGGCACACTCGACGCTGAGGTACGCTGCCTGGCGGCGGGTGGTGGCCAGATTTGCGGGCAAGCGGCTGGATCTGCCGGAGGGCAGCCTCAAACCACAGGCGATCGCCTGGGCGCTCCTGGGGTTATGCCTGGCAGCGTACGAGCAGTGGCTGGAAACAACGGACACGGAACTTACCGGGATCCTGCAGGAATCCCTGAAGCTGTTTCCTGATGTTCTGGACGGACAGGCCGGGGTTTAGCCGGTACGGACACGGGGGGATGGATATGCCGGAGCACTACGACGTGATTGTGGTGGGCGGCGGAGGCAGCGGAGCACCCCTCGCTGCCCGTGTGGCCGAGGATCCGGACCGCCGGGTGCTGCTGATTGAGGCAGGTCCGGCTCCGGGAGACCGCGCCGGGTACCCGTCGGAGCTTCTGGACGCGGGCACTGTGCAAGGGGCAATGCCCGGGCATCCCAACAACTGGTCCTTTTTGGGTGAGCTCACTCCCGGCAGGCCGTACTCAATTGCCCGGGGGAGGATCCTCGGAGGCTCGACGGCGCTCAACGGGGGCTATTTTGTCCGTGCACCGAAGGAGGATTTTGACCGGTGGGCCCGAGTGGGCGGACCGGCGTGGTCCTTTGCCGAGGCAACGAAGCTGTATGCGGCAATCGAGGCGGACCAGGACTTCGGAACCCTGCCGGGACACGGGTCGGCGGGCCCGGTGCCGGTGCAGCGGCCGCCGCAGTCCCACCCCATCACCCGTGCCTTCCATCAGGCCGCCCGGGAGCTCGGGTTCCCCGAGGAGCCGGATAAGAACGGCGAAGGTGGGCCCGGGGTCGGGCCGGTACCCATGAACGTGGCAGGCGGCCTCCGGTGGAATACGGCGCTCGCCTATCTGGTGTCCGGGCGCGTCCCCGCGAACCTGACCATTCGAGGGCAGACCCTGGTCCGCCGGGTCCTCTTCGAGGGTGCCCGTGCAGTGGGCGTCGAGGTGGAGTGCGCGGGGAAGGCATCGGTTCTCCGGGGCGACGAGATAGTGCTCTGCGCCGGCGCCATCCAGTCGGCGCATCTGCTGCTGCTCTCGGGGATCGGGCCGGCAGCGGCCCTGCGGGCGCACGGCATCGAGGTGATAGCCGACAGGCCTGGTGTGGGTGCCGGTTTCACCGACCATCCGCAGGTCGCGGTTCAGTGGTCCCCTCAGCGGGGCGTGGTGGACACCACGGTTCCGCGGATTATGGAAAGCTCCCTGAATTTCAATGCGGGCGGGCAGCAGGTGCGCGGTGCGGGTGACCTGCAGATTCTGCCTCTGGTGAAGCCGATGGGTTATCTGCTGTCAGCGGGCAACCCCCGGGTGGGCCGAGGGAGTGACCGTGAGGACCTGGAGTTCCTGGTTGCCCTCAAGGACGAGCATGCCAGAGGCCGGCTCACCCTTACGTCCTCCAACCCGGACGTCCAGCCGCGGCTGGAGTACAACTACCTGTCCGTGGAATCCGACCGGCAGCGGATGCGGTACGCGGTACGGACGGCGGTGGCCCTCCTTTCGACCCGCGCGTTCCGGCCGCTGGTCGCCCGGATCACGGAACCGTTGCCGGCCGCCCTGGCCCGGGACGACCTTCTTGATGAGTGGATGCAGTTACGCCTGGGTACGGCCCTGCATATGAGCGGAACGGCCGGGATGGGTCCGGCGGATGATCCGGCATCCGTTGTTGACCCTTTCGGCCGGGTCCACGGTGTCCGCGGACTCCGGGTGGCGGACACCTCGATCCTGCCTACGGCACCGCGGCGCGGACCGGCAGCCACGGCTGTCCTGATAGGCGAACTCGTCCCGGCCACATCCGCACGGGCAGGAATCGCCGTTGACCACGGGTGTGATGCCGGTCATACTAACTGAACGATTAGTTAGTGAACCCCAGGAGCCTCCCATGACCGTCACACAATCCGCGCGTGCCGCCTTCGACCCCACCGCTTTGGACGGCATCGACGCCGACCTGTACCTCTTAGATGAGCTGCTCGATGACCAGGCCCGCGACGTCCGGGACCAGGTCCGCGCCTTCGTGGACAATGATCTGCTGCCGGTCATCAACGACTACTGGGAAAGGGCCGAATTCCCGTTCGAACTGGTCCCCAAGCTCGCCGCGCTGAACATTGCCGGCGGCACCATCTCGGGCCACGGCTGCCCGGGGCTGAGCCGGATCGCCGCCTCCACGGCGGCCGCCGAACTTGCCCGGGGCGACGGCTCCATCAACACCTTCTTCGGCGTCCACTCCGGCCTGGCCATGGGCAGCATCGACATGCTCGGCAGCGAGGAACAGAAGCAGCGCTGGCTGCCCGCCATGGCGCGGTTCGAGAAAATCGGGGCCTTTGCCCTCACCGAGCCGGGGCACGGATCGGATTCGGTCTCCCTGGAAACCAGCGCCCGGCGCGACGGCGATTCCTACATCCTGAACGGCAGCAAGCGGTGGATCGGCAACGCGAGCTTTGCCGACGTCGTCATCATCTACGCCCGCGACGAAGCCGACGGCGCCGTGAAGGCGTTCGTGATGGAAAAGGATGCGGACGGCAACCACCCCGCCGGCTACCGTGCGGACGTGATTACCGGAAAGATCGGCAAGCGGGCCGTGCTGCAGCCGGACATCCTCATTGAGGACCTGCGCATCCCCGCGGCGAACCGGCTGGAGAACTGCAACTCCTTCAAGGACGTCAACAAGGTGCTGGCAGCGACCCGCGGGGGAGTCGCATGGGAGGCACTGGGACACGCGGTGGCCGCTTATGAGATTGCCGTCGCCTATGCCAAGGACCGGGTGCAGTTCGGCCGGCCCATTGCCGGGTTCCAGCTGGTGCAGAACAAGCTTGCCAATATGCTTGCGCAGCTGACCGCGATCAAGCTGACCTGCTTCCGGCTCAACGAACTCGGCGACGAAGGCAAGATGACCGGCCCGATGGCGTCCATGGCCAAGATGTTCGCCGCCCGGCAGGGCCGCTGGATCTGCTCGGAGGCACGCGACATCATGGGCGGCAACGGCCTGCTGCTGGAAAACCACGTGGCCCGGCACCTGACCGACATGGAGGTGGTGTTCACCTACGAGGGCACCGATTCCATGCAGTCGCTGATCCTGGGCCGGCACATCACCGGCCTGTCGGCGTTCGCCTAGCCGCCGAGGAGGCCCGCCGGCAGGACTTTCCGGGCGAGGAACGGGTTCACGAACTTGCGCTCCGGATCCAGCCGGCGGGCCAGCTGCTGGAAATCGCCCAGCCGGGGGTACAGCTGCTGGAGCTGCGGATGCTCCAGAGTGAACAACTTCCCCCAATGCGGGCGGGCCCGGGAGGGGGCCAGAGCGGCTTCCAGCTCCGGCAGGAGGGCTTCGACGGCGTCCTGCCGGGGTTTCCAGGTGAAGTGGAAGGCCACCGTATCCCGGCTGTAACTGGTACTCAGCCATAAATCGTCCGCGGCTACGGTCCGGATTTCAGCCACCAGCAGCAGGGGCGCTATCCGTCCGGACATGGCACGCAGTGCCCGGAGTGCCTCGACCGCGGACGCCCGGTCCACCAGGTATTCACTCTGCAGCTCATCTCCGTTGCTGGGCATAAAGCCCAGGCGGAAATGGGAGAGCCGGTCGGACCAGGATCCCGGAACGCCCAGCTGCCGGGTGCAGTTCACCGGACTCATGCCCGGCACCGGGTTCCGGGGGACGTCGGAGGCAGCTGCACCGAAGAAGTCCTGCCTGCCGGCATACGGCTGCTCCTTGTCCATCCGGCTCTTGAGCCACACCTGCGAGGCGGCGGCGCCGGTGAAGTTCCCGAAGATACTCACGCTGTATGCGGCAGTGGTGATGGTGTCGAAGTGCTCCTCCACAGCCGCCCACGGCAGGTCTGTGAAGACATCCTGGCGGACCTCGTACGCCGGTTCGATGTCCAGCGTAATCCGGGTGACCACTCCCAGGGCGCCCAGGGACACCACCATGCCGCTGAAGTCGGGACTGCTGCGGTCGACCCGGAGCAGGCCGCCGTCTGCCGTGACCAGTTCCAGGGCCGCGACGGCTTGCGCCAGGTTGCCCGTGCCGGAACCGTGAGTGGCAGTGGCAACGGCCCCGCCCACGGAAATGTGCGGCAGGGAGGCCATGTTGTGCAGCGCGAAGCCGTGCTCCACGAGGAAGCCGGCGACCTCCCCGTACCGGGTGCCTGCGTTCACTGTTACGGTGCGGGCGTCTGCATCCAGCACCATCGGGCCGCCGAGCTTTTCCAGGTTCACGAGGACGCCGGTGGTGTCGGCGATGCCATTAAACGAGTGCCGGGTGCCGAGGGTGCGGACCGCCGCAGCCGCCGCGACGGTTTCGCGCACTTCGTCAATGCTGGCGGGTTGGGTGATCTCTTCGGGGGAGTAACGCAGGTTTCCCGCCCAGTTGTATTCCTCTAGCACGCAGCCGTCCTTCGAATGATGTGATGGCGGTTGCCGGCGTTCGGCTCCTAACCCCTGGAGCAGACGATAGTAGGCTGCGGCGGGTTTTCGTGCATTGACCCGCGGGAGCGGAGCTGCAGCGGTGAGGGGCGGGCAGTGCCTAGCGGACCCGCAGCCCCAGCACCTGGCCGCTTCCGGGGGTTGCGGGATCCATCACTTCCGGCCACCGGGCAGTCATCATAAACAGCAGTCCGCCGTCAACGCCGCCGGTGGCGCAGGAGAAGCACCCCTGGTCCAGCTGCACCGTCTCCACGACCGTTCCGCCCTCACGGACGCGGACGCAGCGTTCCCCCGGCACCTCTGCGAACCAGATGCCGCCGGTGCCGTCCCAGCAGATGCCGTCAGGTGCGCTGCCGGAGACCGCGGCCCATTCCCCGGCGGGGGTGAGGCCGCCGTCGTCGTTGATCGCGAAGGACGTGAGGCAGCCGGCATTGGACTCGGCCACCACCAGCGTGCCGCCGTCGTCGGAGACCAGCATGCCGTTGGGGAACGCGAGACCGTCCGCCACCTGTTCCACGGACCCGTCCGGGCGGATGAGTGCGATCACCCCGCTGGCCTGCGGGTCGGCGGAATAGTCGTAGCCCAGGCCGTTGACGTAAATGCCGCCGGAGGGGTGCACGGCAATCTCGTTCCACGGATAAACCGACAGTCCGGCCAGGTCCGCATGGGGTACCAGGCCGGCATTGGGTACTTCCAGCAGGACGGTTCCGTCCGTTCCGGAGACCACGGCCATCCGGCCGTCCGGCAGCCAGTCAAAGCTGATGGGAAATGACGGGACCGCCGTCACCCGCCGCACATTGCCGGAGGCATCCAATGCTGAAATGGTTCCGGCCGTCCAGTCCGCGAACCAGAACTCGCCGGCATGCCACCGGGCTGATTCGCCCATACCGATCCCGGAGACCAGCGTCGTAAGTTCCGCCATGCTGCACCTCGATTTCCAGAGGATCCGGCTTCCAGTATGCCGCGCTCTCCGGAGCGGACAACAGGCTCCCGGAGGTATTGCCTGCCGGTTACGACGACGCCGCGCCCAGCATCCGCAGCGCCAGCCGGCTGTGGTGTTCGCCGATGCCGGCGGCCGTCTGCCGTCCGTCCCCCCGGTACCAGCGGGCCACGTCCACGCAGAGCGAGAGCAGGGCCAGGACCGCAAGGCCCGTGTCCTCGACGTCGAACAGTCCCTGTCGGCGCCCGCGGTCGACGACGGCGCGGAACTCGGCGTCCACGGACCGCCGGATTTCCAGGACCTCGGCCCGGTGATCCTCCGTGAGGGCCGCGAGCTCGAAATTCACCACGCTGGACTTGGTGCGGTTGGCCGCCTGCCATTCCACAAAGTCGCGGACCATGGTGCGGATCTGCTGCACCGGATCGGTGCTGGAGGCCACCCCGGTGCGCACCAGCTCCAGCGTGCGCTCATGACCGACCCGGGAGATGCTGTACAGCAGCTCTTCCTTCGAGCGGTGGTGCACGTAGACGGCGCCGGGGGTGACCCCCGCCGCCGTCGCGATGTCCCTGGTGGTGGTGCCGTGGAAACCTTTTGCTGCGAAGGCTTCCGTAGCGGAATCCAGCAGGCGTTGGCCCGTGCCGGTTGCGGGCACCTGTACCTCCGTGGGTGAGCGGAATGAGCGTTCAGCAACCAGAGTAACAGCGGGGGATCGCGCTGCTGTCAGGCCAGGCGGGACCGGACAATCTCGCTCACTGCCTTGCCGTCAAACCGCCCTGCCACCTTGGCGGTGACCGGCTTCATCACGGATCCCATCTGGCGCATCGAGGGTTCTTCGCCGCCGGCGCGCAGTGCCGCGATGGCTTCGTCCACAATGGCTTCGACGTCGGCCCGGGTCAGGGGAGCGGGCAGGTAGGCCTCGATGATCTCCGCTTCGGCAACCTCGGAGGCAGCGCGGTCAGCCTCGCCGGCCTCCGTGTAGATCCGGGCCGTGTCACGGCGCTTCGCGGCTTCCTTCTGCAGCAGGGACACAATCTGGAGGTCATCGAGCTCCACCGGTGTCTTGCCCGACTTTTCCCGGGTGGTGATTTCGCCCAGGACGTTGCGCACGGTGGTCAGGGCCGTCCGGTTGCCCGACTTCATGTGTGCCTTCATGTCCGCCTGCAGCTGCTCTTTCAAAGTGCCCATGGTGTTCCTTTTGTTGGTTCTTCGTCTCTTCCCTCTATCGTCCCCTACCCGGGCGTCTCCTGCGGCAACGGTCACAGCGTCCGGAATCACAGCCCAAAAGGCCGCCAGTTGTCTTGAGCCAATCAAAACAACTGATAGGGTTTTTGTTATGCAGGAAGCGGCGGACACAGCACAAACCCTGGCCGCGAACATCCGGTCCGCGGGGCTGAAGTCCACGTCACAACGCGTTGCCGTCCTGGCAGCGCTGCAGCAGGCACCGCACTCCAGTGCAGACACCGTTCTGGTTTCCGTTCGATCGGAGCTGCCGGGTATTTCCGCCCAGGCCGTCTACGGCATCCTGTCCGCCTTCACCGAGGCCGGACTGGCACGGCGGATTGAACCCGCCGGTTCGCCTGCACTGTACGAGTCCAGGGTGGGGGACAACCACCACCATTTGGTCTGCATCCGCTGCGGAGCCATCAAGGACGTCGACTGCGTGATTGGCCAGGCACCCTGCCTGACCCCGGCCGACGATTCCGGCTTTACCGTACTGGCTGCCGAAGTAACCTTCAGCGGCATCTGCAGCACCTGCGCCCAGCAGGCGGAGACCTCCGCCCGCTAAGGCGCATTACCGCCACTACTAAGGGCGGGCACTATTCAACGGCGACACACTACCGGGCTTAACGCTGCCCGGAATCCGTCGCTGCGGTGGCCCGAGTCTCACCCCGCAAGCGTCAACTGAGGAGACACCATGACCACCCTGATGAACCGACCGACCACGACCCACACTGCCGAGCGCGCCGCGTCGAACGAATACACCGCGGCGGCTCCGGCTGCCCGGACCCGCCGCCGGGGTACGTACACCACCTGCTATGACAGCCCGCAGGGAACCCCGCGTCCCGCCGGGAGCTACGTCTCGATCGGCCGCCGCGCCGTCACCCGCCCCCGGGACATGGGGAGCTACGTAGACACCTCCGCGTACCGCAACCGCCGGCCCGAGGGCGCCTACACCCTGCGCGGCTAAGCCCGCGGCAGGCATATAAACCGTCTGCCTGGGGTGCTGCTGGGTACTGTAACGGCATGAAGAACATGGACCTGAACCTGCTGCCTTTACTGCAGGTGCTCCTCGAAGTGCGCAACGTGACCCGGACCGCGGAACGGCTGAAGCTGAGCCAGCCTGCCACGAGCGCTGCGCTGGCGAAGCTCCGCCGGCATTTCGACGACGAGCTGCTGGTGCGGAGCGGCCGCCACTATGAGCTCACTCCCTTCGCCCAGGCACTTGTTCCCGTGGTTGACGAAGCGATGCTGCAGATCCGGCGCGCCACCCGTATCCGGTCCGGTTTTGAGCCGCTGACAAGCACCCGGGGGTTCACGATTTCGGCGTCGGACTATGCCTCCGCGCTTATCGTGGGGCCGCTGCGCCGCATTCTGCGTGAGGAGGCGCCGGGAGTTTCCGTTGACTTCGTGCCGAATTCCGGTTTTACGGGCCAACTGGCCGAACTGACGCGGACGGACCTCCTCGTGGGTCCCGTGGGCTACGGCATGCAGGGGACCCACCGGGAACTTTTCCGCGACGGATTCGTGGCGGTCACCGGCACCGGCAACGAACTCCTGGCCCGGGAATCCCTGACCCTCCAGGACCTGGCGTCCGTACCCCAGGCTGTGGGCTACATCGGCGACGGCATCCTGACCCCCGCCGACCGGCTCTTCGACGACCGCGGCCTGAAGCGGAACACAGCAGCAGTGGTTTCCGGTTTCCTGGCCCTGCCCACGCTGGTGGAGGACACGGACCTCGTGGCCCTCGTGCCGCGGATGCTGGCCGCACGGTCGCAGCGCGGCGCAGACATCGCGATCCTCGAACTGGCGGACAGCGGCGCCGCCGCTTTGGTCGAGGCGCTCTACTGGCACCCGTCGCTGGCGGAGGACCCCGCCGGCATGTGGCTCCGGTCGGTGGTGCACCGGGCCTGCTACCGCCTGCCCGAACAGTGGCCCGCCCGGGTCCATCCCGTGGCGGTCGGCCTCGGGGATGCCCGCGTCACGTACGTCGGCTAGCCCCGGGCTGCGGCGGTAGGATGAATGGTCGTTGTCCCGCGGGGCGAGAAAACCAACCCCTTTGAGAGGACACCATGAGCCTGATCCGGCTGCAGGACGTCAACACTTCCTTCGAGAACAAGCAGGTCCTGCGCGAAGCGTTCCTGCGGCTCGAGCCGAAGGACCGGATCGGCCTGATCGGCAGGAACGGCTCCGGCAAGTCCACCATCCTGAAACTGGTCCTGGAGCAGGTCCAGCCGGATTCCGGCACCGTGACCGTGGAGCCGGGCGTCAGGATCGGCTACTTCTCCCAGTTCTCGGAACTGGACGGACAGGCCAGCATCGCCGAGATCCTGGACGCCGTCTTCACGGAGATCAAGGACGTCGAGGCCGAGCTGGCCGGGATTGACGAAGCCATCGCCGCCAATCCCGCGGACAAGGAAATGGACCGGCTGATCCGCCGCCAGTCGGAACTGTTCGAAACCATGGACCGGCTGGACGGCTGGGACTACCCGCGCCGCATCGACACCGTGCTCACCACTCTCGGATTCACCGCCGCACACCGCATCTGCCCCATCGATGCGCTTTCCGGCGGCTGGCGGAACCGTGCGGCACTGGCAAAAATCCTGCTGGAACAGCCCGATGTCCTACTGCTCGACGAACCCACCAACTTCCTGGACGTGGCCGGCGTCGAATGGCTCGAGGGCTGGTTCCGCGACTTCCGGGGAGCGGCCATCATCGTTTCCCACGACCGGAAGTTCCTGGACGCCGTCGTCACCCGCATCGTGGAGGTGGAGAACTTCCACCTGCACGAATACCCCGGCAACTTTGCCGAGTACGTGGTGCAGAAACAGTTCCGGCTCAAGAACCTCCAGGCGCAGTTCGTGCACGAGGCGGAGCTGCTGGCCTTCGAAGCCGAGGGCATCGCGGACCGCCGCGAGGCAGCCAAAGCCGGCGGACGGCTGAGCACCCAGCTGGCCCGCATCAAGAAATCCCGGGCGCCGCGTCCGGTGGATGAAATCATCACCGGAATCTACGACGGACTTCACGTCAAGGACGTCCTGGGCCGAGTCCGCGGTGTGTCCAAGTCCTACGGCGACAAGGTGCTCTTTGAGGACCTGAGCTTCGAGGTGAACAAGGGCGACCGCATCGCCGTGACCGGCACCAACGGCAGCGGCAAGACCACGCTGCTGCGCGTGCTCACCGGCGAGGAGAAGCCCGACGCCGGCGACGTCGCCTGG is a genomic window containing:
- a CDS encoding ABC-F family ATP-binding cassette domain-containing protein encodes the protein MSLIRLQDVNTSFENKQVLREAFLRLEPKDRIGLIGRNGSGKSTILKLVLEQVQPDSGTVTVEPGVRIGYFSQFSELDGQASIAEILDAVFTEIKDVEAELAGIDEAIAANPADKEMDRLIRRQSELFETMDRLDGWDYPRRIDTVLTTLGFTAAHRICPIDALSGGWRNRAALAKILLEQPDVLLLDEPTNFLDVAGVEWLEGWFRDFRGAAIIVSHDRKFLDAVVTRIVEVENFHLHEYPGNFAEYVVQKQFRLKNLQAQFVHEAELLAFEAEGIADRREAAKAGGRLSTQLARIKKSRAPRPVDEIITGIYDGLHVKDVLGRVRGVSKSYGDKVLFEDLSFEVNKGDRIAVTGTNGSGKTTLLRVLTGEEKPDAGDVAWPKGPAMVSYNQMLTELDDTDTVTHAVNSLPGSLAFSATKKSVNRFLTMFQFSEADLTSKIGNLSGGQRARVAMAQCLLSGAPVLLLDEPTNHLDMSSTQVMERALLHFPGAVIVVSHDRFFTEKIATRWLVFGAEGAEPGQVDIREA